A window of Cryptomeria japonica chromosome 3, Sugi_1.0, whole genome shotgun sequence contains these coding sequences:
- the LOC131054418 gene encoding uncharacterized protein LOC131054418, protein MASRTKIICYILLGLIFVCTVIDGAVGEEKYYNGGHGGGGGHGGGGYGGGGHGGGGHGGYGGGGHGGGGHGGYGGGGHGGGGHGGYGGGGHGGGRGGHGPPGHGPEN, encoded by the coding sequence ATGGCGTCTCGTACGAAGATAATATGCTATATTTTGCTGGGCCTCATATTTGTATGTACCGTCATTGACGGCGCGGTGGGGGAAGAGAAGTATTATAATGGTGGGCACGGTGGTGGTGGAGGTCATGGTGGTGGTGGGTATGGTGGTGGAGGTCATGGTGGCGGTGGACATGGTGGGTATGGCGGTGGAGGACATGGTGGTGGAGGCCACGGTGGGTATGGCGGTGGAGGACATGGTGGTGGAGGCCACGGTGGGTATGGTGGTGGTGGGCATGGTGGTGGGAGAGGTGGCCACGGTCCTCCTGGCCATGGACCTGAGAATTAA